The window TTCTCGCGCGTATCTGTCCCGCTTCAATTTTCGCGGCGGCGAACAGCAAAAGCGGGTCAAGGAGCTTTCCGGCGGTGAACGTAACCGCTTATTCCTAGCCAAACTGCTAAAACAAGGCGGCAATGTATTGCTGCTGGACGAACCTACCAACGATCTGGACGTTGAAACCTTACGTGCACTTGAGGAAGCCTTGCTGGCCTTCCCTGGCTGCGCCATCGTCATTTCGCACGATCGCTGGTTCCTTGACCGTATCGCCACCCACATCCTGGCCTTCGAAGGCGATAGTGAAGTGGTCTGGTTCGAAGGCAACTTCTCCGAATACGACGAAGACTACAAGAAACGCGTCGGCGAAAGCGCCGCCGTGCCTCAGCGCATGAAATACAAGCGCCTGGCCTGATAGCCTCTCTCTCCGGACGGGGCCAACGCCCCGTCCTCCCCTCTCAACGTGAAGTTCTCCCATGTAGCGACTATAGTTTAGGTATCGCTACAGGGAATAAAAACTATGTCGCCCACGACTTCTTCCGATCGCCGCCGCTTTCAGCGTATATCATTCGATGCGGAGGTGACTATTCAACAAAGCAACCGCAGCTGGATCAGTCAGTTACTGGATATCTCTTTTCGCGGCGCACTGGTGCATGAGCCTGCAGACTGGGGTGATGCTGACGCCAACGCGCCGTTTGAGCTTCGCGTCAACTTGGGAGCGGAGCATTTAATCAGTTTCAATGGGCATTTGCGCCACGCAGAAAAAGGCCATCTGGGGTTTTCCTGCGAGCACATGGATCTGGATAGCGCCTCAACGCTGAGACGCCTGGTGGAATTGAATTTGGGAAGTTCCGATCTGTTGGAAAGAGAACTCGCCGCACTGATTGAGACAGTGTAACGCCCCTCGCGTTACAGCAGTTCCAAGGCCTCCTGGAGACGGGAAACGCCAATCACCTGCATGCCTTCAGGGGCTTTCTTGGGTGCGTTTGACTTGGGAACAATCGCCTTGGTGAAGCCATGTTTGGCCGCTTCGACGATACGCTCCTGCCCACTGCTGACCGGCCGGATTTCTCCTGACAGCCCCACCTCGCCAAATACAACCCAATCGCTCGGCGCCGCTCGATCCTTGAAGCTTGAGGAAATCGCCATCAATACCGCCAAATCCGCACTGGTTTCGGCGATTTTCACTCCTCCAACCACGTTAATGAAGACATCCTGATCCCCCAC is drawn from Hahella sp. KA22 and contains these coding sequences:
- a CDS encoding PilZ domain-containing protein, encoding MSPTTSSDRRRFQRISFDAEVTIQQSNRSWISQLLDISFRGALVHEPADWGDADANAPFELRVNLGAEHLISFNGHLRHAEKGHLGFSCEHMDLDSASTLRRLVELNLGSSDLLERELAALIETV